The genomic window cccagtcttgtttttgctgactgtatcgagcttttccatctttgtctgcaaagaatataatcaatctgatttcagtgttgaccatctggtgatgtccatgtgtagtcttctcttgtgttgctggaagagggtgttgctatgaccagtgcgttctcttggcagaactctattagcctttgccctgcttcattctctactccaaggcaaaatttgcataaaagcaaaaataaataaatgggacctaattaaacttaaaagctcttgcacaactaaggaaactataaatagggtgaaaagacatccttcagaatgggagaaaacaatagcaaacaaagcaacggacaaagaattaatctcaaatatgtacaagcagctcatgcagctcaatgccagaaaaataaacaacccaatccaaaaaatgggccaaagaactaaacagacatttttccaaagaagacacacagatggctaacaaacacataaaaagatgctccacatcactgaGACAATacgtttctgttgttttaagccacctagtttgtGGTCATCTGTTTCATCAGCCCCACGAAGTGAAAATGCATACCTTTGTATTCTGCCCAGTAATGAGCTCTACCCTATGGAATAGGCCCTTGTGTATGATATCACTGCAGAATTCATACAAGctttgtcatcagttcagttcagtccagtcattcagtcgtgtccaactctttgtgaccccatggactgcagcacgccaggcctccatgtctgtcaccaactcccggatcttactcaaactcatgtccattgagtcagtcatgccatccaaccatctcatcctctgtcgtcctcttctcctcccgccttcaatgtttcccagcatcagggtcttttcaaatgagtcagctcttcacatcaggtggccaaagtattggagtttcagcttcagcatcagtccttccaatgtacacccagggctgatctcctttaggatggacttgttagatctccttgcagtccaagggactctcaagagtcttctccaacaccacagttcaaaagcatcaattctttggtgctcagctttctttatagttcaactctcacatccatacatgaccactggaaaagccatagccttgtctagacggacctttgttggcaaagtaatgtctctgcttttcaatatgctatctaggttggtcataacttttctttcaaggagtaagtgtcttttaatttcatggctgcagtcaccatctgcagtgattttggagccctgaaaaattaaatctgccactgtttcccctgtttatctatttgccatgaagtgatgggactggacgccatagtgaaaaagttggcttaaagctcaacattcagaaaacaaagatcatggcatccggtcccagcacttGTCATCAGAACCCTACAAActtatttttgtctccttttttattGTGAaactttttaaactaattttagaTGTATTTGTTTTGTAATCCTGGTTCTGCCCCGAAGAGCTGGATAACAATGAATGACTTAGATAACCTTAGCACCTTAAATTTCTATACTATTTAAGTTAGTGACCAACAAATGTTAGTTTTCCTTCCTGTAAACCTAATCTAAAAGGTGTAACTTTTAAAAGGGCTCTTTACTGATAAAATGGTTATATCCACTTTTTTGTTCCAGAtgaattcctttttttctccccgtaaggagagttgactcattggtaaagactctgatgctgggaggcattgggggcaggaggagaaggggacgacagagaatgagatggctggatggcatcaccgactcaatggacatgagtttgagtgaactctgggagttggtgatggacagggaggcctggcgtgctgcgattcacggggtcacaaagagtcggacacgactgagcaactgaagtgaactgaaagcaatatcgttttttctgtttttttttttaatatttgaagagAACCATGCCATTATAATTCTATCAGCAGTTATAATAAAGTTTCTTCAGAACTTTTAAATTTGTGTCTATCCAATAGTGGTTATGGAAGGATCTGAAGAAACCCCAGATTTGTGTGCCTAGCTCCTGTCTTCTGGAAAACTACCACAAAAAGGCATTCAATTATTCCCTTCTGGAATTTAATTTTGTGCATGTTAtgaagtaattatttttttaaataaacagccAGTTATCCCATCATTACTTACTGAATAGTCCATTATTTGTTTTGAGGTACTATTTTTTAATCACATATGGAAGTATTATATATACGTAtctctctttgttttctattctACAGATACAGTTGTTTCATCTGTGATATAACAATTATTTTGTTTCCTACAGACTACCATTTGAATTACTTGAACAGCAAGTCCTATTTTGTTGTTGCTAATTTTTAACAGGCACTTAGTTATTCCAATATAATTTAGTGtgctaaatttcatttttaaatcccATTGAGTGACAAGGATGCTGACAAGTGTGGGAAAGAATGGTATTTTCAACaaagatgtgtatatatacattttttgtatATATCTCCACCTTGTAGTTCTACTAGTTGGATTTTCTAGTTATCAAATATATTATCTCAAATTATGTCagctttttccccctttctttcaaTTATTACTGGCTCATACCTTTTTTCTcttattgaattattttctcttatttacctgtgaaagtgaaagtcactcagtcgtgtccaactctttgtgacccccgtggactgtccatggaattctctaggccagaatactggagtgggtagcctttcacttctccaggggatcttcccaacccagggatcgaacccaggtctcctgaattgcaggcagattctttaccaactgagctaacagaaAAGCCCCACTGACCTGTAGAACAATGCTAAGAATGGTGACATCAAACATCATTTGTCTCATTCCTGCTACTGAAAAGAATCTTCTAGATATTTGTAGCATTTGGTAGGTTTCTGATAAATATCCTTTTTCAATTTTAGgaaatttccttctgttcttaactttaaaacaacatcagtaaaaaaagaaaaatcagtgccTACAGAACATTGCCAAATGATTTTATAGCATCTGGTATGATATTATCTTTCtttattaatgcatatttttTACCTTTGAACTAGTTTGGAAGTCCTATGATAAATGTAAGTATTGATTTTTACTATACTACTAGATTTCACTTGTTAATGactaaattagaaattttaaattcccttttatttgtatttatattccttttcttaCTCCTAGATATTGTgttttctcctccctcccattATCCTACTTGCTAGAGCTTATATTTTGGTTTATCAAATGCACTTTTTGTACTTATCTTATTAATGTATTATTTCATCTCTATTAATGCACTCCTTTTCTTTGGGCTTATATTGTTATTtggtttcctatttttttttttttttggtttcctatcTTTTTAAGTTGAATACTTATGTTccagttttatcattttctaataacagaatttttctgtttggatttattcttttttacaaAGTTGctaggcaaagggggccacaggaggctaatgccctcaaaactgtgtctgGAATTATTTTTTAGCACAAAAATtacttagaaaattatttctaatttttaattttgtggtactATTTTAAgttgttgttcttttcttttatcttattgtggtaaaaaaaacatataaacaaaaagGGAAGGTTTGTATATTTCTCTTAGggagaatttatttaaattttctttgtagcCATATATATAGtccattaaaaatattccatgaatactggaaaataaTGCATATTATCTCTGAGGGAAAGCATTCTTGTCTATGGCTATTAATTAACCTTGTCAAAATTTAGAATTCAAACCCTCTATAAAGGTGTTActtctacatttaaaaataaaatgagaaccactaaaaagatcatatataaacaatttttatCATCCCTCTAAGACTCCTGTGTATCTGAAAATACTTttactgtaaataaatatatacatttgtaataAATTATCTCTAAAATGAATTTCCTAAATGTCTTCTAAAACTTAGCTTCAAATTTAGAGATGACTACTTCCATTATAAGTTTTTATATCAACAATAACATGTTTTTCAGATAAATTACAAAAACAGtgtttcagacttccctggtggtctagtggttaagaattcatccaccaacgcaggggacacaggttcaatccctggtccaggaagatcccatgtgccttggggcaactaagactgtgtatgcactctagagcccatgtacCCCAATGACTGAGCCCAtttgctgcaattactgaagcccgtcCACCCTaaagcccacgctctgcaacaggagaagccactgcattgagAAGTCCATACACTGCAGCTAAAGAGCAGCCgtcacttgccacaactagggaaagccagtgtgcagcaataaagacccagcgcagtcaaaaataaatttgatgTGTTTCTCCAGTGTTTCTTCTCAGGAAAAACATTATAATACTGAGTATATGAGCATTTTGCCTAAGGTTTTTCCTGCATAACAATTCTTAGAGAGTTTTACTACTGTGAGGGCTCAAGGGTAAGGAATGACCTATGGCTGTAGGCTTTTCCATATTCATTACTTTTATAAAGTTTCTCCGTTGTATATGTTTGCTTATGTTTAGTAAGGGCTGAGCTTAAGCTGAAGGATTTCCTCCATTCATTACACTGGTAGGGCTTCTCTTCTATATGAGTTCTCTGATGTCGAATTAGTGATGTTCTATAGCAAAATAGTTTTTGACATCCATTACACTGATAGGATTTCTCACCAGAATGTAGTTTTAGATGTTCAGTAAGGTACGTACTTCGGCTGAAAGTTCTTCCACATTCCTTACAAACATAAGGTTTCTTTCCAGtgtgagttctctggtgttcagtAAGATGTGCACTCCGATTAAAGGCCTTTCCACATTCATTACACTCATAGGGTTTTTCTCCtgtgtgaattctctgatgcCAGATTAGTGATGagctgtggttaaaaaaaaaaaaaaaaccttcctacATTCCTTACACTGGTAGGATTTATCCACAGAGTGAATTTCTTGATGTTCAATAAGATGTGTACTCCAGCTGAAGGTTTCTCCACATTTGACACATGCATATGGTTTCTTTTCAGTGTGAATTCTTCGATGTTGAGTAAGGGCAGAAATATGGCTGAAAGTTTTCCCACCTTATTACAAGGATAGGGTTTTCTTCCAATATGTATTCTCTTGTGATTTTTAAGGGATGATCTATGACTAAAGGCTTTTTCACATTCATTACACTCATAAGGTTTCTCCCTAGTATGGACTTTTTGATGTTGAATAAGATTAGTACTCGGACTAAAAGCTTTTCCACGTTCATTACATtcgtaaggtttctctccagcatGAATTTTCTGATGTTGAATGAAGGCTGGGTTGTGGCTGAAGGTttttccacattcattacatttgtacagtttttctccTGGGTGAATTCTCTGATGTCAGATTAGTGATGAGCTGTGGCAAAAAACTTTCCTACACTCCTTAAACTGGTAGAATTTCTCCCCAGAATGAGTTCCTTGATGTTCAATAAGATGTGTGCCCTGgctgaaggcttttccacatttGACACATGCATATGGTTTCTTTACAGTGTGAATTCTTTGATGTTGAGTAAGGGTAGAAATATGGCTGAAAGCTTTCCCACACTTGGTACAAGGATAGGGTTTTTCTCCAGTATGTCTctcataatttttaagatttaccaCATAAATTACATGTATGTTTCTCTCATACAAATTTTCTCAGATTCCATTAGTACTAAGCTATGGCTttacatttaagttgtttccagaATAAGTAAGGTTTGAGGTACAAATGCATCTTTTCTTAtagctaaaattatttttcatttataagttacctttaaaaaataccaataGAAGCAGAATTGTGTTTTAAGCTCTAAGCATTTGTGTCATAATTGTGACATCTTTATCTTCTAGAAATGCTGAGTTGTTTAAAAAGATTTGAGCTGAGATTTAATATTTCCCTCAAACCATTATACTCATGATCTTCCTCTTGAATAGCTTTtccttataatttaattttacttgtgTTTATCCAACTGGTTATTGAATTCCAATTCTTCTAATGTGTAGAACCATCATTTGAAGAATTTTCTAACATCATGCTGTGATACTATTTGTTTTCCTGAAGCTTTGTGCTTTGGAATTAAGGCTCTGACTTTAGAGATAATATGCAGGATTAAGTAGAAGACATTATTTCTTCCCTCTGGAATGTAAAGCGGAAAACAAAGCTCACTCATCAGttgcagaaaaatatatattaaaagtaaacCAGTgctgttaaaacaaaaataatacagtattagttagttagttcagtcgctcagtcgtgtctgactctttgcgaccccatgaatcgcagaacaccaggcctccctgtccatcaccaactcccggagttcactcagactcacgtccatcgagtcagtgatgccatccagccatctcatcctctgtcgtccccttctcctcctggccccaatccttcccagcatcagagtcttttccaatgagtcaactcttcgcatgaggtggccaaagtactggggtttcagctttagcatcattccttccaaagaaatcccagggctgatctccttcagaatggactggttggatctccttgcagtccaaggcactctcaagagtcttctccaacatcacagttcaaaagcatcaattcttcggcactcagccttcttcacagtccaactctcacatccatacatgaccacaggaaaaaccatagccttgactagatggacctttgttggcaaagtaatgtctctgcttttcaatatgctatctaggttggtcataactttccttccaaggagtaagcgtcttttaatttcatggctgcagtcaccatctgcagtgatttaataCAGTATATGTTCAGATTAATATGGTAGTTTAAAGGAGAGATTAATATAGATAAGTGTGGTAAAAGAAATGACAGCACTGAGACAAAAGTCATAGTATAATCAAAGATAAAgatataaggacttccctggtggtccagtagttaaaaacTCACCTTCCAGtgccagggacacaggttcaatccctggtcagggaactaagatcccacattctgcaaggcaactaagcccatgtgccacaactactgagccagtgagcctcaactagagagcctgcCTGCTGCAAACTACAGAGCTtccatgctctggagcccatgcaccactagagagaagcccacacacaacaaAGAGCCCATGCACCTTTGATCCTAAATGCCACAAatgaagatcttgcatgccacaagtaagacctgatgcagccaaaaataatatttttttaaagataaagatgtAAAAAGTACATGACATGACAAAGAGTCAATGATACTAATTCAAGTATATGTCTTCAGAAAGCAGAggtaaaaataagaaaggaaaaataaaacaggatcaTATAACAACTTCTGACAAACAGAAATACAATGTAGTAGAACATAGAAAAATGAAGTACCCTGTCATAGTAGCAATATGATAAAATGTGTTATGTTTTGGATGAAGTGCTTGTTAATTTCATCTAAAATGGATAACAGAATAAGGCTATCAAATTCAGCAAAGAAAGTATTATATAAATGACATGGGCCTGGATCAGGGTAATACATAAGAATTTAGTATGTgttataaaacacaaaaagaaaaagaaacaaaaatgtactGACATTGATTAAGAAGAATTTCTTGAAAATGAGGTTCATAAGTATATTTGATTTCTATCCAAGAAAGCTGGAATTAATGGTGGTGGTACTAATAAAGGAGCTAATAGTGCCAGGTAATAGTGGTACAAATGATAGAAatactgaagaaggaaaaaggctACTGAGAGGAAGTTGGTGATTTCACGTTTTACCATAAAGTGGTAAAACTTGACCATAAAGAATTAAAGTGAAGTGGGACATTCAAACAGAGATATACTCTAAGCAGGGAAGCTATGGGGAATTCAAATGAGATACGTGAGTGGAAAAAGATGTATCAGGGAATTAATGACATGGGAGGACTATTTTTGAGGATATCAGAATGCATGAATTCTTTGGGATAAGAAATAAACAACTAAAATATAAACCTTAAAAGGACATGCATTTCTGCTAGGGAGGAAGTGAAACTAACAAAAAAAGCACCTGGAAAGAGATTAAAACAGAAAGTAATCTAGTGATGTCACACAAGCAAAGACAAAATATCAAATGCAGCAGAAAGCCTGAGCATGGAAAGGACGAAGAACAGGTTTCCATCAAGAAAGAATTCAGGGTTCAGGGGtcccttaaaaataatttcagtagaaaaacagacaaagtgcaagtcgctcagtcatgtccgactctttgcaaccccatggactatacagtccatgaaattctccaggccagaatactgaagtgggcagcctatcccttctccagggaatcttcccaactcaggaatcgaactggagtctcctgcattgcaggcagattctttaccaactgagctaaaaaCAGATAATCAGAGTCTAAATTTGAAGATTAAAGCAGAATAGAATTGAGGCTGTTAGGCAGGAGTATGAAAAGTTTGATAATGAAAGGAGAGAATAAgattaaaaggtaaataaaaaagtATTGTTACATACGATgttcttataaaagaaaaaaattttgaatgtCTAAAATTAGAACAAGGAGAGACTAAATTATGAAATAATCATTAAATCAAGGtcctaaaacaaatagaaaaaaactgaGTCTAGGGAACAAACAGAGAGACTCATTAATGAAAGAGGACTATCCCTTCCTCTGAGATCACTAAGATATGTGAGAAATGAAGTTGAATGCTGCTCCTACTAGGCAAACTGTTTTATACACAGATAAGAGaaggctccgtccatgggattctccaggcaagactactggggtgggctgtcatttccttctccagtccgtggggttgcagagtcagatgtgactgaggatACTTAGCACGCACGCAAGAGGAGGCTCTGCACAGTGGACACGAACCAGCATTTCCAAGTCTACCACCTCCTACCAACACTAAAATTAGAACCTCGTACCACCATTGCAATGGACAGATGAACTATTATTTACAAAGATTTCTAGCTACTTGATTGTAACTTAGTTACCTGATTCTTTCTTGGCTAAGTATTTTGTtacatttctccattttttccctctgttatCTATTAATACGGTTCTTTCTACttagcttccctcatagctcagttggtaaagaatccgcctgtgatgcaggagaccccagttcaactcctgggtcaggaagatccatcggagaagggaaaggctacacactccagtattctggcctggagaattccatggactaagtccatggggtcgcaaagagtcagatgtgactaagcaacttttactttcactttcctactTAGAAGataatatttgatttaaaaagctGATGCTAATAATCTTGGTGAAGGATATGGGCTTGGGTGTTTATGATGGATCTCAAAATTGTGTCTTAAGTTGTCTTCAGGAACTCTGAAATATAGGAATGTTGTTGCCGTTAAGGCAACATAATTAAGTTATCTGTGTACAGTattttgaagaaagaagaaattgacTGTTTATTAATAAAGGAAATACCTTGTCTCCATgcacaaataaaatttaagatcTCTGGTCCCTAAACTCAAAGACCAGCTCAGATAAGTACCTGTAAATACCATAATCCCATACACTGACATTTGAGGGAAAAgccgtggtgtgtgtgtgtgtgttaagttgcttctgtcatcactttgcaatcccatggactgtagcttgccaggctcctctccatgggattttccaggcaagaatattagaatggtttgctatttccttctccaaaagtcaTGGTAATCTATAGTAACTACAAAGCTATACTTAACCAATGAGACAAAACTCCTAAAACTGTTATCACTTCCTTATATAGTATCTGACAATGGCCTGATTCTTTTCATTACCACAAGATAAAGTTCCACTGGCACACCTTTCAATGCCACT from Bos indicus x Bos taurus breed Angus x Brahman F1 hybrid chromosome 8, Bos_hybrid_MaternalHap_v2.0, whole genome shotgun sequence includes these protein-coding regions:
- the ZNF883 gene encoding LOW QUALITY PROTEIN: zinc finger protein 883 (The sequence of the model RefSeq protein was modified relative to this genomic sequence to represent the inferred CDS: deleted 2 bases in 1 codon), coding for MQVPKGGKTFSHISALTQHRRIHTEKKPYACVKCGETFSWSTHLIEHQEIHSVDKSYQCKECRKVFFFFLHSSSLIWHQRIHTGEKPYECNECGKAFNRSAHLTEHQRTHTGKKPYVCKECGRTFSRSTYLTEHLKLHSGEKSYQCNGCQKLFCYRTSLIRHQRTHIEEKPYQCNEWRKSFSLSSALTKHKQTYTTEKLYKSNEYGKAYSHRSFLTLEPSQ